In Thermodesulfobacteriota bacterium, the genomic stretch TTCATGACGCCGGAGCCTGCGAGCACCGGTTCCTCGGCATGGCTTATTACCGGCATGCCCGATATCTTCGAGTATTCGAGCGCCCGCCTCATAAGGGCGCTATTTACGACCGGCATGCCGTCGTCCGATACGGCAACGCACCCGGCGGCCTTCAATTCAGCCATCTCGGCAAGGCGCTCTCCCTTAAGCCCGACGCTCAGGGCCCCGATCGGATAGACCTTTGCCGCCGCGCCCTCGGCCCTCTTAAGTATATACCTCGTGACCGACTCGTTGTCGTTTACGGGCCTGGTGTTGGCCATGCACATGACGGCAGTATACCCGCCGGCTGAGGCGGCCTGCGTGCCGCTCCGTACGTCCTCCTTGTACTCGAACCCCGGCTCGCGGAGATGCGCGTGAGCGTCGATGAATCCCGGAGCGACAATTAGGCCGTTGGCTTCCACGACCTCCACGCCCGGGCCTGCCTCGGACGCGTCGGACTCGGCCTTCTTTACCGAGGCTATCCTACCGCCCATGACGTAGATATTGTAGAGGCCGTCGATACCTGCAGCCGGGTCTATGAGCCTTCCGCCTTTTATGATGAGCCTGTTCATATCGCCTTTACCTCAGACATGGTGCTCTTCCCTCGCCCCGCCGACAAGCAGGTAGAATATCGCCATCCTCACGGCGACCCCGTTGGTCACCTGGTCCAGTATCACGGAATAGGGGCCGTCCGCCACCTCCGGCGATATCTCGACCCCCCTGTTCATGGGGCCCGGGTGGAGTATGATCACGCCCTCTTTCGCGTTCCTGAGCTTAGTCACGTCAAGCCCGTAGAGCCGCGAGTATTCCCTCGCGCTCGGGAAGAAGGACTCGCTCTGGCGTTCGAGCTGGATACGGAGCATCATTATGACGTCCGCCCCCCTTACGGCCTCCTCCATATCGGAAGTCGCCCTGCAGCCGAGCCTCTCTATGCCGACAGGGAGCATGGTCGGCGGGCCCGCGACCGTCACCTCGGCGCCCATTTTCGTAAAGCCGTAGATGTTAGAGCGGGCGACCCTCGAATGCGCTATGTCGCCTATTATGGATACCTTTAGCCCCTCTATCGCTCCCTTCCTTTCCCGAACCGTCAGCATGTCGAGGAGCGCCTGGCTCGGGTGCTCGTGCGCGCCGTCACCTGCGTTCACGACCGGGCAGGTGAGATACCTTGATAGCATCTCCGGGGTGCCGGATGAGGAATGCCTTACGACGATGCAGTCAGGCCTCATGGCGCCGAGGTTCATGGCCGTGTCCCTGAGTGTTTCGCCCTTTGATACCGAGCTTGCCGACACCGAGATGTTCACGGCGTCCGCGCTCATGCGCTTGGCTGCTATCTCGAACGATGTCCGGGTGCGGGTGGAAGGCTCGTAGAAGAGGTTGATGATGGTCTTGCCCCTCAGGGTGGGGACCTTCTTTATCTCCCTCTCGGATACTTCCTTGAACGACTCCGCGGTCGAGAGCAAGAGCTCCAGCTCGTCCCTGTCGAGCCCCTCAATGCCAATAAGGTCTTTTCTTTTAAGCTTCATGCGTATATGCGTCCTACTGCTGGGCCTCTATCACGACCTCGTTTACGCCGTCCGTCTCAGTAAGGTGCACCTTAACCCCCTCCTTTTGCGAGGTGGGCAGGTTCTTCCCCACGTAGTCGGCCTTGATGGGCAGCTCCCTGTGACCCCTGTCCACGAGGACCGCAAGCTGTATGGCAA encodes the following:
- a CDS encoding aspartate carbamoyltransferase catalytic subunit gives rise to the protein MKLKRKDLIGIEGLDRDELELLLSTAESFKEVSEREIKKVPTLRGKTIINLFYEPSTRTRTSFEIAAKRMSADAVNISVSASSVSKGETLRDTAMNLGAMRPDCIVVRHSSSGTPEMLSRYLTCPVVNAGDGAHEHPSQALLDMLTVRERKGAIEGLKVSIIGDIAHSRVARSNIYGFTKMGAEVTVAGPPTMLPVGIERLGCRATSDMEEAVRGADVIMMLRIQLERQSESFFPSAREYSRLYGLDVTKLRNAKEGVIILHPGPMNRGVEISPEVADGPYSVILDQVTNGVAVRMAIFYLLVGGAREEHHV